In a single window of the Danio aesculapii chromosome 20, fDanAes4.1, whole genome shotgun sequence genome:
- the slc25a47a gene encoding solute carrier family 25 member 47-A isoform X2, whose protein sequence is MQNQADGRCISQISLRDLLEVHGFFKGMFLPITTISMTSSVVFGTYRNCLQALSHIRGAENTKLDVFMSGLAGGVAQVSVMSPGDIVKVRLQCQTESRRSVSSSVKPKYSGPIHCLLSICREQGLSGLYRGALPLAFRDGPSFATYFLTYHTLCARLTPAGQKEPEWTVVLLSGGVAGMSGWTVGTPMDVIKARLQMDGVRGQRRYRGLLHCLTETTRTEGPGVFFRSLGINCLRAFPVNMVVFAVYEVSVRVLRSAPLDRVS, encoded by the exons ATGCAGAATCAAGCAGATGGACGATGTATTTCGCAGATTTCCTTGCGGGATCTTTTGGAG GTTCATGGCTTCTTCAAGGGAATGTTTTTACCCATCACCACTATATCCATGACCTCCTCTGTGGTGTTCGGCACCTACCGCAACTGTCTGCAGGCTCTCTCTCACATCCGCGGAGCAGAAAACACtaagctggatgttttcatgTCCGGTCTGGCCGGTGGTGTGGCACAG GTGTCTGTAATGTCACCTGGAGACATAGTGAAGGTGCGTCTTCAGTGTCAGACAGAGAGCAGGCGCAGTGTGTCCAGCAGTGTTAAACCCAAATACAGTGGTCCAATTCACTGCCTGCTGAGCATCTGCAGAGAACAGGGACTCTCAGGGCTTTATAGAGGAGCTTTACCTCTGGCTTTCAGAGACGGACCTTCATTCGCCACTTACTTCCTCACATACCACACATTATGTGCACGACTGACTCCAGCCGGACAGAAAGAGCCTG AGTGGACGGTGGTGCTGCTGTCTGGTGGGGTCGCTGGAATGTCTGGCTGGACTGTGGGGACGCCGATGGATGTGATTAAAGCCCGTCTGCAGATGGACGGAGTACGAGGACAGAGGAGATACCGTGGGCTCCTGCACTGTCTGACTGAAACCACACGCACTGAAGGACCTGGGGTTTTCTTCAGGAGTCTTGGCATCAACTGCTTGCGGGCATTTCCAGTCAACATGGTGGTTTTCGCCGTGTATGAAGTCAGTGTTCGAGTTCTCAGGTCTGCACCTCTGGATCGAGTGTCTTGA
- the slc25a47a gene encoding solute carrier family 25 member 47-A isoform X1, whose product MYFADFLAGSFGGACGVAVGYPLDTVKVRIQTQKQFTGIWQCIVLTIRKEGVHGFFKGMFLPITTISMTSSVVFGTYRNCLQALSHIRGAENTKLDVFMSGLAGGVAQVSVMSPGDIVKVRLQCQTESRRSVSSSVKPKYSGPIHCLLSICREQGLSGLYRGALPLAFRDGPSFATYFLTYHTLCARLTPAGQKEPEWTVVLLSGGVAGMSGWTVGTPMDVIKARLQMDGVRGQRRYRGLLHCLTETTRTEGPGVFFRSLGINCLRAFPVNMVVFAVYEVSVRVLRSAPLDRVS is encoded by the exons ATGTATTTCGCAGATTTCCTTGCGGGATCTTTTGGAG GAGCTTGTGGTGTGGCGGTTGGTTACCCACTGGATACTGTGAAG GTCAGAATTCAGACTCAGAAACAGTTCACTGGAATCTGGCAGTGCATCGTCTTAACCATCAGAAAAGAAGGG GTTCATGGCTTCTTCAAGGGAATGTTTTTACCCATCACCACTATATCCATGACCTCCTCTGTGGTGTTCGGCACCTACCGCAACTGTCTGCAGGCTCTCTCTCACATCCGCGGAGCAGAAAACACtaagctggatgttttcatgTCCGGTCTGGCCGGTGGTGTGGCACAG GTGTCTGTAATGTCACCTGGAGACATAGTGAAGGTGCGTCTTCAGTGTCAGACAGAGAGCAGGCGCAGTGTGTCCAGCAGTGTTAAACCCAAATACAGTGGTCCAATTCACTGCCTGCTGAGCATCTGCAGAGAACAGGGACTCTCAGGGCTTTATAGAGGAGCTTTACCTCTGGCTTTCAGAGACGGACCTTCATTCGCCACTTACTTCCTCACATACCACACATTATGTGCACGACTGACTCCAGCCGGACAGAAAGAGCCTG AGTGGACGGTGGTGCTGCTGTCTGGTGGGGTCGCTGGAATGTCTGGCTGGACTGTGGGGACGCCGATGGATGTGATTAAAGCCCGTCTGCAGATGGACGGAGTACGAGGACAGAGGAGATACCGTGGGCTCCTGCACTGTCTGACTGAAACCACACGCACTGAAGGACCTGGGGTTTTCTTCAGGAGTCTTGGCATCAACTGCTTGCGGGCATTTCCAGTCAACATGGTGGTTTTCGCCGTGTATGAAGTCAGTGTTCGAGTTCTCAGGTCTGCACCTCTGGATCGAGTGTCTTGA